GTGGgattagagaaaaattaaaagcgcTTCAACAGAGAAATGCATCAACCTCAAAAGATGTCTGTTGCATTATCTACACGAAAGAAGAGTAGCTCTGGATATGATACGTTGGCGAAGGAAAATATTCCTGCAACGGTATTCAATGAATCACAAAAGAAGCAAATTAAAGCAACTTGTACCAAATTGATAAGTGATAATAAATTCAGTCCAACGAAAAACCTTGGTGAAGCatcttctttatataaaactgtCGTAGATGATGATAAGTATTCATCAGATTCAGTCGCATCAACAGAATACTCCGTTTTATACCcaacaaaatacatttttggaTACATCAAAGgagaaaatttcaagaaatttcaTGTCGTTACAGAACAGTGAGTTTATACAGATTTATACCGATTTCTTAAATGCATCTTAGAAAAAGAATTCTATTAACAGcctatttttcttaatacaaGATTTGTTTGTTTCTAATACAaggaataaattgttttagcCAATTCATCCGAATCAGTATATTCGGGATCCAGTGTCGAAATGGTGAAAATGGAATTACTCCATGAATTGAACAGTAAGTTGGATTTTATCATGATTCAAAATCAGCGACTCATGAAGAAGCTATATCCGGAAGAAATTGCGCTCAAGAGACCTAATAATTTTCCATCTCTCCCACTTCAATCTGAGGatgatttcgaaaatttcgaaaaattcttgcaaagtgaaattaatttcatcagcacagttaataattttttaaatttgtctaCTTATAAGAAATTGTTCAAGAACgttataacttattttaacttttcttcTTAGGTGGATTTTTTCCATTCGCTTGTTCTTGATTGTGTGATGGAGGGAAAGGCAACAGGAAAATTAATGAGACGATGTATATCGAACCGTCTCTCCAAAATGATGAGTTGGAGTGGGACCAACAAAACAAAACTTAACTTCcagaaatcaaaattaaaagaagtaatattttgtgagtattattttaattaatgcttgtaaatgtttttttgtctCAAGTTCTTCTAAAGTTTTGTCTAAAATTTCTagccttgaaataaaaatatgattataattaaaattaattatatttgtataattaactGTTTATATTCGAAGagaattttagtaaaaaaattacatttctgtatataaatccaataaaagttaatacagttttaatttaattcttaaatacttTATGCCGTTGCGTTATAGCGtgaaattgagaaataatttagttttaaattttttaataaataatgaacataaaatttttaacgtttttaaatcTAGATCTTTTTTAGTGCATAGGAAATGTAAAACgacataaaagttcaaaatgCGCGGTCTCTTTTTCCGCGCAGTCCAATGGTTTTTAGCCCAAAAGTGATTAATTCTGAACTTTTGTATCGTTCTAAATTTCCTGCATTGtgagtttgaaaaaaaattgagcaatatttaacattctcttttctctatggttctcctttcttttttcttttttttccctcaaGCTCAATATTCATACAATCCATATTTTTCAGGTTCACTTCTCAAGTTGTATCCTGGTAGTAAACTCTTAGAAGCCGAGGCTACTATGAAAAGATGGTTAAACACGAATGCACAGCGCTTGGTCATCGATTAATTCttcgtgtttttttaaaatatttgcgatTATGCTTacagctttatttttaatcaataattttgtgatatttgtaaatttaagattttatttatacaatttctattttttttatatacggaATGAATCTTAAGGGctgttctaaattttttttttttcgggaaATAgattcccagatagcacagagttaaaaaagaactcaattatATGTcactaattataaattctttttgagatgcaaaaaaagttctttttacaaaaagaactcttgcatctcaaaaaaaattcataattgatgacatacaattgaattttttttgaactctctgtgTTATCTGATTACCAATTGTAAACTTAATTCACAACACATGTACGACATATGTATGTGCATATGccgtacatgtgtgtataaaGATGTTACAGTCGGTAATTTATTctatagtaaaaaattgaaacagtCGTTAAAATTCATGtatatgtttctttttgtttatatattttattgatgaaattattttgaaaaattgttttgtttgtattcattgcattttattaaataagtttaagaGATTACAATAAGTTTGAGAGAttctggggctcgattcttgaatttattcgcaagagaaacgtatttgcaaattctgttcttacagaaaagttagaaatttattggctatcgtatggctattaaccaataaacttacaactttctgttagagcgagtatttgcgtatacgtttcttttgcaaatgacttcaagaatcgggcccctgTAACTTTTCTAcagatttaaaagatattgtaCTGtatgagatatatatataacacgcagatggtttattaaaaataaagcgaTTACACTTGAGACTTATTACTTATTGTATTCTTTATCGTGACCGCGACACACATATTATGTTTGTGCAATAGTTTCTATCTATTTAGGCAAACCTGCATAATTACATAACCATataagtaaagaaaataattcaattgcatttctattataaattgtgattgaaattttctttatgaCTACAATTATGTAGCTATACAAGTTTaccctggtgaaaatgtaaaatcggagcttaagtcgaatgtaaagagagagtaatagaagcgttaacaaactttctataaaacgtaaattgaaacaatgaaatgttaacgctttttttacattttaatgtttcaatttacaCTTCGTAGAAGGGTAATTagttaacgcttctattactctctctttacattcgacttacgctccaattttacattttcgcCAGCGTAtgtataaattcatataaaatagtCAATGTGATGTTATTTTGACGTCCAAATGACATCAAAAATTGGTCAATATTGAGGGACTgattgacgtcaaaatgactttgttttatttgacCTCAAGTTGATGTCAGTTTGATGTCATCTTGACTAATATGTGTTGCTTGGGATTGTTCAacagataaaatttgtataaaatgtaaattatacacacataattaatattcatattaaattgacttaaaaaaacTGCGCCGCTtctatggaaaaaattttgaagaaaacgtaaataacattttcgtTGTGGCTTTgtgcgaaaaataaataaaaggattCATTGTAACTTATTGTTCTAGCCTGGTAGCTAAACTAAtaaagttaacaaaaaataactattaaaaataagactagagtgtaaaaaactataattgatataaaaagtaccttaaaaaaatcaattttgcaacaaatttttataaacaaattattgtaaattgacTGTACAAACTAATTATGCTAATcggaaaaaataacgaaaaaaatattataatatgtgtataacattttttgtgtcgttctctctctttgatgattatgctaaaaataaatatgtttataacaatttgttacaaaatttttaaagcttaaaaaatccacacaataacaaaattattaccaaattatttaatttattttaattaatttttaaaaatgacattaattttcttcaaaattttttccatagaAGCGGcgcagttttttttaagtcaatttaatatgaatattaattatgtgtgtataatttacattttatacaaatgttaTCTGACATATTAatgatgtatataaaaaatattaaatataataatttgttaatattctaaattttctaagtAAAAAAGGTTTCTGTctcaaaaacataatatatatatttgcattacgCGAGCGAGCAATACagtggcttagtttacatcgtgcatttgatacgcgtatcaggtaccatattcgtatcaaattcgtactaaatatttagtacgcacgatgtaaacgctgccggatcaatttggtacgagcgtatcaagtaggagtatcgtactaaactgatacgcgtattaagtgatacaaatgtcgatgtaaacgcataaaacgcattttagagagaatttagcaattgagcataacctcagtgctaaaatctaaaaaccggtgtgaaaatgtcttagtaggagatatcaacatgaattaaatttgtattatatttttcacagtacatgcttagtacattcgatgtaaacgcgcccgtactaaggctttggtgcgcaccaaacttaatacgcgtactaaggttttgacgatggcctagtttacatcgtgcatttgatacgcgtatcaagtagtgaatttaagctgatcagccaatgattaaacacattcactagttatttactatttgatacgcgtatcaaatgcacgatgtaaactaggccgatgtaaactaagccagtAAGGGAGGCGAGCGAGATGAGAATAACAACGTGCAAGGAAGCTCGATCCGATTCTTGGGCTTCAGCATGCTCTCATTATTCTCATCTCGCTCACTTCTATTACTATCTCATTCGTTCTTAATaatctctcgctcgctccttTTACTGTTTCGCTCGTTCTTATTGAATGTCTCGTTCGCTCTTGTATTTTCTCGCTCGCACACATACGAAAAATCAATAACTCTGTTACCGTCATTTCGTCCACATAGCACGGAACACAACTAGGTAACACGAACGCACACCAAACGAACGATTTTATTGACAGGATCGAAAAGTGGATGTGGTACGTAGTtctacatccacgtttggcgctgatgctacATCCACATTtcggtcgcacgaaaaaggccgcggtggcctttgagtatatatacatggaggaggaattgctatggtttcatgtagacagtgggtgtttacgataatgggtatccgagtaattttctctaggaccgaaatatatgataagcacaaccatctactatcatcatgattcgtgacaactcaatgctgtccggtatagccaaatcatcacgagcaagttgcgagttccgtgagtttgtagcaggtaacctaaaaagtacgacataaataatttgattattacaattaaaaataatctgtttttaatgtatgataagattattaactttaaaatagtaattatatgtaacacaatcatgtatttttaaagtattgtttaaagtaatatcagagattattttatttacaaatatttattttgtctatcaagtttctatcataacg
This DNA window, taken from Monomorium pharaonis isolate MP-MQ-018 chromosome 6, ASM1337386v2, whole genome shotgun sequence, encodes the following:
- the LOC118646168 gene encoding uncharacterized protein LOC118646168, with amino-acid sequence MMISIHQIQSHQQNTPFYTQQNTFLDTSKEKISRNFMSLQNTNSSESVYSGSSVEMVKMELLHELNSKLDFIMIQNQRLMKKLYPEEIALKRPNNFPSLPLQSEDDFENFEKFLQSEINFISTVDFFHSLVLDCVMEGKATGKLMRRCISNRLSKMMSWSGTNKTKLNFQKSKLKEVIFCSLLKLYPGSKLLEAEATMKRWLNTNAQRLVID